The window cgcattaaaacaatatgtctataagaatgccataaacattcgcaaccaactatgggaagaaataaatactgcagcagtttctttagaaccaatgatgctatttataatacgatcttttatggaatatattgacaaatgaattaaagaaaatggaggacatatcgaacacttactttggcaaaaagttatgttatatagtttaactatttcttaatttggtttttaaacaaaatgttttgattatgactctaatttaacataaaacgtaaaatgtttgatgtaatatcctattattctgttattttgttaaattctattattaattatctcttgttaatattccttgcatccaaacataacctgatttcacctgatctttttcgtactactactatggggttaataaaacgtgtgtctgccttctcaatgatcccatcttctaacatattattaattgttttgtttacttcttctctgtatttatatggtattgggtatgattttgttttaaaatctttttcttctttaacttttatactatggatataattttgtgcaattctattttctttattgacaagtcccttgtgttgctgcaatatggaaatgactattgatttatattcttcagggcaatttaaaactttcatcatatcttcttctttacaaataacattattcttcattatgtactcattattccttgcttccaattttacccactccacctcgtaggcatccatctgcttaaaatttccattccttaaatattcactacaattattctttacattcttttgggacatttccctatcatcaaaatacatttcttctttataaacatcattattttcttttaataatatcctatcaactcttattccttcttccaactcatctttctgcataaatttaattatttgcccttccaaagttaccattttttcttcaaaatctatctttactttcttcttttccaattcatcatttcccattaatatatcaacacataaatctttgacaataaatccttgcatattaatttctttattaataatattaattttaaaattggctagtttatcaatttcacccaacttcttattatttgcaccaacaattttaatttttggaatctttattatatctgataattttaatgtattaaaaataaaattctctgagactaaagtactttctgaaccagtatctatcataatcttaatcattttattttttggccaaagcatttatataaattaaattaatagattcaataattttctcttcatctaaagaaataaattcagaaggtttttcataatagcaatggcctaacttgtaattcagaaagtttactgcacaaaattttgattattagaattgtcagattgtatctgaccacttggatctgatgtcctatgtctttccctactatgacttctactcacattttcctgccttgtactacttcgttccctgtcttcgcagcttctattcctttgaacacaatttacctgtctgttatagttaggtcgctctgtattttttctattgttaaaatcttgtctattattattagtactgttattaaaatgttgtctattataattagtattattattaaaattttgtctattataactagtattattattaaagttctgtctatttggattactgttattattattaaaattttgtaaactatcaccatacctagtattattgttatatgattgtctatattgttgattatcatttttattatattgaaagttattattgttttttctgttgttattattacttgtcatattgcctctttgtattctttgaataaaattaataaaactatctattgtttgaatattttgtacagttacggtttgcacaacatcagcatcaaaatgtctagatacatttaagactgtttcatcctctctaagtggtggttctaaatattttgcaactgttatcaatttcaatgcataatctaccatatttgattttaaattttgattatactttccaaaatatagaatttctctaaacttggcttgctccaattcaccccaataataatttaaaaatgtattttcaaatgtttgaaaattatctaaatcattcttaatactagcaaaccaagttgctgcattgtcatttaatgtcattctaatataatctttaatatcattaatattattcacaaatcttaatttatgttttaaactatttatgtatactctaggatgcaaattttttatattaccagagaatttaatcccagtctcatttgttaaatttaagtaaggtctccctatgtctctcatttgtgaaatatcatctattctctgttccacatttcttatttgattacaatttatttggatattttgttgtatatcgtctaatttttcttctgtgtttctcctgtcttcgttaatttttacttctaagttacatttttgcaactcttattatcttgaataatcctctttacttctgtcctctcattgtctatccttttcttgtagtcattccgtatactttttatttcatttgctacttttttctctgcagcttcaagttttttattcatttgttttacaattttattattattatcttctattttcttttctaattttctataattctcttccaatttctgttccatttttttcatgtcttctttgacttcttttgaattctcttccaatttttttatgtcttctttgatttcttttgaattctcttctattgtcttgttcatctgcatcattaatgacatcaaagctgccatattgacattttcctctctttctggattcatttctgcagtatcttgtggaacttgaactaaactctcctcttggatagcttgtgtttctacttccacatcttcttcattctttttgcttcttgtacctttctttccttgagatattttgagactttacttgttcaaatataattaaaaataaaatctataattttttctttctactgataattaatttaattatatgagagcacttatcttcccaaactaattcttttaaatagagagccaccgcggtgggtgccaaattgttatgatgtgttttttgtttgaatgatgagcaatgagtatttttaataatataatatatagggtttttatcgcggttctcaaagaattagtttgtaagtacttttttaaattacctttattataactattatgaaacacacatatatatctaacctagccaatgtaaatttaaaataaactatctttttAAATTGagattcttataaaactaattaaattctatagacaatgtaaaatttaaacaaactatcttcaaaattgaaattgttatgacactaactaaattatattaacaaaattttgtacctttctttcactgaatgcctaaatgaactgttttccactatatagattctaatcaccactaaatgtcttcgtacttcggttatccttgtttttgtgaaattacttttttcagttatcagcttctaccaatttaagatatatttttcttcaccaacacaaaaatatacataagtacacatggactcaagagacaagaaaactaagatccattattgactacattatcatgaaccacaaaagctccatcaaagtgaaagacatcagagtgaaaagaggggcagagtgtggaacagatcacaaacttgtggtggcatggatggaattcccctatatctggacaaaacaaaaacatacatcgattgttacaacgggaacgacaataaacgaaaagaggctcaaattacatctattgcaggaagaatcaataaaagatttatacaaaagaagactagaccaaaaactagaagaattcagatatgacacgttagatgaaatgcatgaacacataaaaacctgcctgatttcagcggccttagaagctgttttccactatatagattctattcatcactgaatgtcttcgtacttcggttatccttgtttttgtgaaattactttttccaattatcagcttctaccaatttaagatatagttttcttcaccagcatttatacaccaccaaacaaaccagcaaacaccatttatatttattcttcttttcaatataccaatatccaattattataagttgatttatactaatctccaatcataatataattttaattccttccaatgtccatccaatattcttctaatatacttttataatcttcaataattatttgtgtataattataaatgtgcattaaatatatgcataatttttaatcttcatttaactcactatattaaacaatttgactatttgtaactgattcactgactccaactaactttcatatttcttactaaacttttctgactgacttcttgaaaattctgaacaatttacttcactaactaaatgtgtctactaactttcataatgaactggcctgacttctgactaaaaactgccatcttgaatccaaatcacgggtatttatatctttttggatattctagaatcatctggtaagagatcatgttccaatttgttctattacttctatatggatgttctcgaaaaaaatatctgttcgatccaccgccataatcattatttcgagaatgttcgaccgtaaacaatggtcaaattctgcattctggagaattcgttcattttttattgataattttgtttacatttaggcttttcagatcagaatatataattaaattagtaacttaacattcttatttaataaactacacattttaaacaactataaccctacttatattcctaaaatgtcacttggagagaatgtatagtgtgttgcctagtcacatggctcacttaaatatatctacaaaatcataactactaaactacaactttttacaattattatatgctaatttcttaaaatgccctcacataaatatatttttataaaattctctagtatataacttatttaaaacaaccaaatatctaatattatgtagtatatcacttataaattattttctataaaccctaatcgtatcaatatatatatatatatatatatatatatatatatatatatatatatatatatatatatatatatatatatatatttgggcatttttaagaaattagcatataataattgtaaaaagttgtattttagtaattataatgtggtagatatatttaagtgagccatgtgactaggcaaccaactatacatttgaGTCACAGACAGATATACACACTCtttaaagtgacagatagaaattcataattaggaatataaagtggggttataataataatgttagtttaaaatgtttaatttatatatagttactgatttaagtgtttattctgatctgaaaagcctaaatgtcaacaaaattatcaatagaaatttaaagaattctccagattacagaatttgacctttgtttacggtcgaacattctcgaataatagttatgtctgtggatcgaacatatattttttccagaAAATTtagacatgtgtttaatggaacaaatcgaacatgatttcttgctagatgattctggaacatgaaaaaagatataaatacccggtgatttggattcaagatgtccagttcagttagtcaatcagttatgagttacagttactatgatggccagttttttagtatgaaagttagttagagtcagtcaatcagttataattgttcaatatagtgagttaaatcaagattaagaaacagtataaagaaaatattattgaagattaaaaattatgttatgtataaatgatgattgcataatggaagaagtattaattgaatattaaaattaaataatatatttggtgattggatattggtatatagaaaagtagaataaatataaatgctgtttgctggtttgcttggtggtttataaatgctggtgaagaaaaaaatcttaaattggtggaagctgataattggaaaaagtaatttcacaaaaacaaggataaccgaagctgcgaagaagacactgagtggtgattataatctatacagtggaaaacagtttatttaggcattcagtgacagaaaggtacaaaaatttgttaatataatttaggtattgtcataacaatttcaattttgaagatagtttgtttaaattttacattgtctatagaatttaattagtttcataagaattttaatttaaagatagtttattttaaatttacattggctaggttagatatatatgtgtgtttcataatagatataataaagataatttaaaaaaagtacttacaaactaattctttgagaaccgcgataaaaaccctatattattaaaaaatactcattgctcatcattcacaaacaatacatcattacaatatatatacatatatatatatatatatatatatatatatatatatatatatatatatatatatatatatatatatatatatatatatatatatatatatatattgatttagagtatcagcaatcggtcaggaaataaaactctatttgttcagtctcaatatttcgtcacgattttgtgacttcttcaggagaaaactgtaaatttattagaataattaatgattatatgtaaacaaaatgaatattttaatacttacaactataagaatgaaaatttaaatttttctggcatatctaaataaatgacatatttttgtttgattttattaaggagttatggtaaccgcaatatgttatagagtgaattcccgttgtacaattttcagcgagtaggttaaaataaacaattactatgacagtattatcacAGTTTAACCACAAACAGTTAGGACACTCGGAGTCGGCGCCTTTGAAGTATAAAAGTATCCAGACGCCATATTGAAAACAGACCAAATCAGTTACGGACTGGCACAAGTGGTTAGAACAGAGACGTGTTTATATTATTTCAAAGTTAGTAAACAAGTTAATTTGAATTAATTACAATCGAcaatatattgttttaattttaatcctCAGCTGGTATCGTTATTTTATAAACACACAACTGGTATCGTGGGGTGCGTAAATACTCCAAAATTAAAGTGACCAGCATTTATCTCTGCATTGAAAAAAAGAAGACATGTctcatataatatttattattaactaaaaaatacaaaagttaaatattattattaaaaatattttatttattttatataaaaataaaacttttctacCATAGCCAAATAAGAAACTGAAAAACTTCTACTAAAGTAAAAAACAACTCTTACAATTATTTCGGGAGGCAATTTTGTGTGTAAACTAACTTAAATAGACTTACTTTTAACTTCTACAAcaataatttaacaaaagtaaACTTACGAAAAATTTTAACAAGTAAAAATGATATCGGAAAAATTAAGAGGGAGTGATGAATACGTATATATCTTCATTTCTAAAACAATCTTGACAAAAGTTCCGGGTGACACTACGTTCCTTACAACTTGCTTTCTTACTGTCATCACATGATTTCACTTTTCTGTCTTTATGTTTCGGACATCTTGTTTGCTTAGCAGGTTGTCGATTTGGAAGTTCCTCAGTAGGGTTTCTTGAACTCTTGTCTTCACCTTTTCCAAGAATTTTTATGACTGTGGTTTTTAAATCATTAGAGAGCTGTTTCatatcttttcttctttttagATGTTCATTCAAAAGACTTTTACCGAGTAATATCGTGAAATGTTTTTGAGACAAAGAACATTGACTATTTGCGCGTTTATAAAGAACATATGCATTTTTTCTTGTTATATCTGAAATTACATAAAAGGCAGCCAGAGGCCatcttttttattataagtttttaAATTGCATTCACTACAGTTTCTAGTAGAATAGttgtgaatttaaaatttttttagtagcaatggtacttatttgtttttaaagTACTTCGTACAGTTCTAGCAGTAATAACAGTTTCTGTTGAAATTAGGGTGTTGTTACAAGTAAAATTGATTTCAGTTAGACTACTTACGGCAGTTTCACGCTGTTCCTGTTCTTCATTAATTGCACGAGCTGGTTAATTTATCTCTATCACAATCCGTGCATTTTCTACAATTCTTTTTTCACAatcagttttttcaaatttaaaaataatgtgaattgCAGATTTTGATGGTACAGGGCCTtcgaatgaaaacgaaaacgtaCCGATTATATCGTTGGCACTACTTCCAGaataatatcatttaataattttaattttatgttcaGTTGTAAAGGTTACCATTTTCCTAACTGAAAATAtcaattcctttatttttttttgcgaataaaaccagaattattatttatttatttattaacgggatgTCCCCATTTTGTACAAAATAATTAACAACGTAAAATATCCTAACCATAACacaaatactaaaactaaatattaaataattattaaatattgttaaacaattattaaattacataaattaaattttcctgAGAATCATTTTAAAATGAAATGGGAATTTCATTTCCCATATCAGAAACTGATATGGGAATTTGGCATAGTTAGTGTGATAGTGTTTTATAGAGAACAAAGATATTTCTTTAAGAATTCTAGTGCTACATCTAAAGTTGATAGGACCTAATAAATCAGAACAGTCAGTTGTATGATTAAGTAGTTTATAGAGAAAAACTAGATCGCATTTTAGTTCTATAGTTTTCTAACGAACTGATATTTAGCCTTGACCTTAGTTCAACCAAAGACAAGTTCTTTAAGTTTAATCTATAAGCACAAATCCGgagaaacttattttgaattttttcgagggtgtaaatatggttaaaatagtaTGGTGACCATTCTCTAGAAGCATAAGACAGGATGCCACAAACAAAAGTAAGATATAAAATTCTATATGTGGGTACTGAAATATCTCGAGAATTTCTTGTGATAAAACCTAGATTGTCTGTGATTTCATTACTAATGAAAAAATAGACGTATATTTGACGTTTCCCTTATCAAAACTGAATGTCACTTTAACAAAACTACAATTCAATCTAATGAGTGTTAAAAACAAGCTCGTATGTCGGTACTAGTTTCATACTATATTCGGCTTCTCTTTGTTAGTAGAACAACCTCATACTGTTCTTTTCGCACTAATTATGCATGCTATATACAGTTTTCAGATTACCACAACTGTGTAGTATTTTTTTGCTACTAACTTTaactaaaatttatatattaGCTTATTCTTAATGTAAGCTTAatttattctaaacaaaaaaaatttaaaaacaaacaattataaaaaaactattatttgTAATATCTGGAACATGATCATGTATTTAACCAGACTTGGAACATGGAAATTtggttaaaattataattaattgggCAATTGTTACAAATCATTATGTATTTCTGCATTTCCTGTAACAGAGTTCTCTGAGGGAATATTTACTTCACTATTGTGAACAGTGTCAGCAAAAGAAGTTAAAGGCATTGTAAAACTTTTATTAGAAGTAAATCAACAAATCAAAACAACTACATGGCACTGTACTGACACTTATTTTGCATTATTTACCTAGGTAAAAAAGTAAATACTGTTTACCTACAGAGAGAAAATTTACTTCTtgtagtaattaaataaataagagTAATTTTTCAtgttagtattaaaaaaatctatttattgctCCAAacgattaatttattttttatagatttatttgaaatatttttttggcatttgaaattttgattaataaattttaatgtgtAATACGATGTACGAATATTACACTTTCATACAGAGTAATAAAGTTCTTTATGACACCACTTTTGATTATTATGTGTTCAAAATGTTGTTCAAATATTTTGTCCAGTTGAATTATATACTCTAAAAAAATATTATCCGGCATTTGAAGACTACCAAACATATCGAGGGCATCAGTATCATATgctttaaaaaaacaatataaattagAATCATCTAATTCAGTGACAGTTTTTCCGAAATTTGAACAAGTTGAACATGTATGAAcctccaaacactttttaatataATATCCACATACATATCTGGCAGTATTTTGTGAAATTATATCTAATTTTTGATAATCTAAATCAATATTAGTTAATCCAACTGTTGTGGTTGCTGCAGGTTGATTATTTAATGTTAACGCAAGGTCAGTGAGTTTCAGTAAAACTGCATCAGGATCTCCTTGGCAATTTTCTGCTCCAGAATTCATTAGGTCAACACACAGTAATTTTCTAAATGCCATTTGAAATTGAAACGTTGGACTTAAATTATTTCCTGTTTGTTGTCTAATGGAACCAAAAAAATTCTCCAAAGAGTCTTGATTTAACCTTCTCGTTAACAAAAAAGTATAGCCAGCACTTTTAAGTTTCTCCCACAACAATTGTACACCACGAATTGTAATTCTCCAcccttttaaacattttatacGACTTGTAACATTAGACATTCTTGCTTAAAAGCATCTGAATAGCGGCGACCTCGTGGTTTCTTGTTTGTCTGGGCAATCTGTATTGTTATAAAATCGGCAAGTTCCTTTGGACACAATTTAAAAATCAACTGCTGACAATCCTCTGCAGACAATGAGTTAAGAACATCTGCTTTTTGCATCAGAACTTGATTCtcaagttcatttattttttgggaCAAACGATAATTTTCATTTCTCAATTCCTTTACTTTTGATCTGAGAACTTCCTTCCTTGGAGTATGGAAGATAGAAGTAAAGGTGTTTGAGTGCTCAATGTTGGAGAAAATTCTGACAGTGGTGAAGTTGATTTGTCTACATTATctgtaaacagaaaaaaatgtattatacatAAGTCAATACTCttgtaataatagaaaaaagtccAATTTAGAAATGTTATAAtgtattgtatatttcttttagAAAAAGAGTGCTAATTCTATCACTTGTTAAGAATGAATCCTCTGAATGTTTACTACTAGTATTAAAATTCACATAACTTTtaacaacttttatttttaactgtttttaaaaAATAGGTTTATACATAGAGTGGATCAAACAGACTAAATAACCATGTATAACCTGTAGAGCATTCTTAACTTTGATATATAATAACATAAGGACCActatttaaaattgaaacatAGGTTTCAATAGTTTAGAAAACtctaaacaaataaaaagaagaaaagattATATACAcatgttttataaataaaattgaaaaaatattaaaagttgcACTATTTACATAATTCATTATCAGGATAGAAATCTCTTGATACCTTTGGAAGTAAATATCTCATTTAGTACTTACCATTGGATATAACAATATTCTGCAAAATATTAATTGCTGGTCCTGAAACTTGATCTTGTACAGACTCTTCCCCACCTTGCATTGAACACCCATTTCTAGAAACAATGATATCTGCAAGAAATAAAGTTAGCTGTTACTTTTTCCCTCACTTTGTTACCTCCTTTTAGTTTAAATAACGTTTTGCACTTTATGTCTTATAATGAAACATTAATATCtgatactaaaaataaatatctttttgggATAACCAACATATTTAAAACTTCACTGTCCAATGAATCACGTATGATTCAAATAGCGTGGTTATATGCTAAATGGATTATATATAATCCATTCATGATTCAAATGTGGTTCAAGAGTAGGtcatgatatttaatattaaaataacattgaaCTTGGAGACTCTTCGTAGCTATTACCATTTGGACAgtgaagttttaaaaataatagataAGTATTTACCAAAAAACACTAATAGAAAATGACTTACCTAAAACTGAATATGAATGATCACAGTGATTGTCTGAGGATCCCTGCATACATGAAAAAATGGTAGGAACTGCAGTAGGCTTAAGCCTGTTACAGAGATAATTTAAGAAACAATTGTCATCAAAATGTAGATGACAAAGTTGATAACTTTTATGAAAAGCTGGAAGCTTTACATATAAATCCTCCCGTCCAGCAGCTCGTGCCCAGGTTTCTGCcctgaaacaaatatattttaaaaatttgaaaattgactagataaaatggataaaaaatattactacGCAAAAACTTAAtcattatattgttctgaagttatataatttattattattatttataattatcattataattccatttaaatagtaattaatcatTATAGATTACAAAATTTAGCAAATTTGAGTTTTATGAACTTTCAtaacaaaatagaaatattatttctatatatatatatatatatatatatatatatatatatatatatatatatatatatatatatatatatatatatatatatatatacaaaagtaagtacacaaatattattttaatagttatagagGTACAGCAAAAAGTAGGGTTCTTCAAAAATGAACCAGTCTTAAATCATTTAAACTTGTAATTTACGTTTATTAGTTACGGATATTGACAAACAGAAATACATACCTTTGAGGATCCTTGGGAAACGTAAAAAACGTACCTCCCGTCTTCGAACGTGAATTTTTGCAAGTGTTCACAGCACAATGGTCTCCAGGCATAATGAAATTACAAATATCTCTTGGAAACCACAAAACTAATATAACTAATATATACCTACGTATATAATATACGAAGTTGAAATTTGATAATACAATTTAGTTCTAAAAAGAACTGTTTTTAGACTTAATTAAACGAAAAATAAAACGacacagaaataaacaaacaaatcacGACAGATGACTACACTACACGTCACCTTAATACCAGTCGGATGTCACTACGTCACTAGCGGTCGGTCTGTTTTCAATATGGCGATATGGCCTGCGCTAAATGATGCGCGTACTTTTTCCCGCCTGTCGAGTGTCCATACTATTCTTTTTTATACTAtggtattattcattttataaagtggaaagatggaattaataaaattgagaaagaatcaggaacacgataaattgatctataaaatgtaattgatggtatgtagtcagttactgcaatactgatatttaggaatgtaataaaattataggtacagttactagagaattactataataagtatgtgtttaaaggttaagatctatcatattatatattgtttagtatgttgcagtagatattacttaaatgattggtgtctgtcttataattgatagattcaggagttttattaatgtgtaccatttcaaggaaaagccgatttttataattatcaacttgttccaagatttttacattattaaagtcaaagttatgtcctgtcttcaagtggtggtccactaaggcacaagagtttttttgtatgttacagtcacttttgtgttgagtgacacg is drawn from Diabrotica undecimpunctata isolate CICGRU chromosome 5, icDiaUnde3, whole genome shotgun sequence and contains these coding sequences:
- the LOC140440667 gene encoding uncharacterized protein, with protein sequence MPGDHCAVNTCKNSRSKTGGTFFTFPKDPQRAETWARAAGREDLYVKLPAFHKSYQLCHLHFDDNCFLNYLCNRLKPTAVPTIFSCMQGSSDNHCDHSYSVLDIIVSRNGCSMQGGEESVQDQVSGPAINILQNIVISNDNVDKSTSPLSEFSPTLSTQTPLLLSSILQGRKFSDQK